The Bacillus sp. F19 DNA segment TCCTTCTTCATGGTTGCACGCCCCTTTTTCTTTGACTTGAAGGCGTCCATTCCTTGTGTTTCGAACTGTATTCTCCATTTTCGGATCATGGCAGGAGAAGTTATGTTAAAAATCACAGCTGTTTCATTAGGGGACGTCCCATAATTATTCTGATAATTAAGTACGTCCAGTTTAAACTATGCCGAGTAACTTGTATAGGATTTCTTAAACAGCATTTCTACACCATGAATTTCGTATTGCTTTACCCAATTCTTTACCACACTGCTAGATGTGCCAATTGACGACGCAATCGAAGCATAACCCTCCACACCTTTTAAATAACGTTGAATGGCTGCTAATTTATCATCTTCAGTAAATTTAGCCATAAAAAAATGCACCCCTCACTGTTAGAATCTGTCTAACAATAGGGGTGCAGTTCAAAAATCGGGCGTTTTACTAGTGCTGTTCACTTAGCCAAAGACCAAATGGCCTGATCGTTTACTTACCAAAAGCCTTGAGAAAAACAATTTTCTCTTCAAAGACAGAAGGCAT contains these protein-coding regions:
- a CDS encoding helix-turn-helix domain containing protein; amino-acid sequence: MAKFTEDDKLAAIQRYLKGVEGYASIASSIGTSSSVVKNWVKQYEIHGVEMLFKKSYTSYSA